A stretch of the Glycine soja cultivar W05 chromosome 13, ASM419377v2, whole genome shotgun sequence genome encodes the following:
- the LOC114382734 gene encoding sulfate transporter 1.3-like, translating to MSSMGDPADENLERKEMDVRNLSSSHGQEPYVHKVGIPPRQNLFKEFQSTVKETLFADDPLRSFKDQSKSRKLILGIEAIFPIVSWGRTYNLTKFRGDLIAGLTIASLCIPQDIGYAKLANLDPQYGLYSSFIPPLIYAVMGSSRDIAIGPVAVVSLLLGTLLQSEIDPIANPVDYRRLAFTATFFAGITQATLGVLRLGFLIDFLSHAAIVGFMGGAAITIALQQLKGFLGIAKFSKKTDVISVMHSVLSSAHHGWNWQTIVIGASFLGFLLFAKYIGKKNPKFFWVPAIAPLVSVVLSTLFVFLTRADKHGVAIVKHLEKGLNPSSVKEIYFTGDYLGKGFRIGIVAGMIALTEATAIGRTFASMKDYQLDGNKEMVALGAMNVVGSMTSCYVATGSFSRSAVNFMAGCETAVSNIVMSVVVFLTLQFLTPLFKYTPNAILATIIISAVINLVDYKAAILIWKIDKFDFVACMGAFFGVVFASVEIGLLIAVSISFAKILLQVTRPRTAILGKIPRTTVYRNIQQYPEATRVPGVLIIRVDSAIYFSNSNYVKERILRWLVDEEELVKGDYQTRIQFLMVEMSPVTDIDTSGIHTLEELFRSLQKRNVQLVLANPGPIVIDKLHTSNFAALLGEDKIFLTVAEAVAYCSPKLAEEP from the exons ATGTCCTCAATGGGTGATCCAGCTGATGAAAATCTTGAAAGGAAAGAGATGGACGTGAGAAATTTGTCATCTTCACATGGCCAAGAACCATATGTCCACAAGGTTGGAATTCCTCCAAGACAAAACCTTTTCAAGGAATTCCAATCCACTGTAAAAGAAACACTTTTCGCGGATGATCCTCTAAGGTCCTTCAAGGATCAATCTAAGTCCCGAAAGCTCATCCTCGGAATTGAAGCCATTTTCCCCATAGTTAGCTGGGGGAGAACTTATAATCTCACAAAATTTAGAGGGGATCTTATTGCTGGTCTAACTATCGCAAGTCTCTGCATTCCTCAG GACATTGGATATGCAAAGCTTGCAAATTTAGATCCACAGTATGGATTGT ACTCCAGCTTTATTCCACCACTGATTTATGCTGTCATGGGTAGTTCTCGTGACATTGCAATAGGACCGGTGGCAGTGGTTTCTCTCTTGTTGGGGACTTTACTTCAGAGCGAGATTGATCCCATTGCAAATCCAGTAGACTATCGACGACTTGCATTTACTGCCACTTTCTTTGCTGGGATTACTCAAGCAACGCTAGGGGTTTTAAG GTTAGGATTTTTGATTGATTTCCTATCTCATGCTGCAATTGTCGGTTTTATGGGGGGAGCTGCCATCACAATTGCCCTTCAACAGCTCAAGGGCTTCCTTGGGATTGcaaagttttcaaagaaaactgatgttatctCTGTGATGCATTCAGTGCTGTCATCAGCCCATCATGGA TGGAATTGGCAAACTATAGTAATTGGAGCTTCCTTTCTGGGTTTTCTTCTGTTTGCTAAGTATATT GGAAAGAAGAACCCGAAATTCTTTTGGGTGCCAGCAATTGCCCCGTTGGTATCTGTTGTTCTCTCTACCCTTTTTGTATTCTTAACCCGAGCAGACAAGCATGGTGTTGCAAtt GTAAAACATTTAGAGAAAGGGCTCAATCCTTCATCTGtcaaggaaatttattttactggTGACTACCTTGGGAAAGGTTTCAGAATTGGCATCGTGGCAGGCATGATAGCATTGACT GAAGCCACAGCAATTGGAAGAACATTTGCTTCTATGAAGGATTATCAACTGGATGGAAACAAAGAAATGGTGGCATTAGGAGCTATGAATGTTGTTGGTTCAATGACTTCTTGTTATGTAGCAACTG GTTCTTTCTCTCGTTCAGCAGTAAATTTCATGGCTGGCTGTGAAACCGCAGTATCTAATATTGTCATGTCTGTTGTGGTGTTCTTAACCTTACAATTCCTCACGCCTCTTTTCAAATACACTCCAAATGCCATTCTTGCTACAATCATCATTTCTGCTGTCATCAACCTTGTGGACTATAAGGCAGCAATTTTGATATGGAAGATTGATAAATTTGACTTTGTTGCATGCATGGGAGCATTTTTTGGGGTTGTTTTTGCCTCGGTTGAGATAGGACTTTTAATTGCA GTCTCTATCTCCTTTGCAAAGATTCTATTACAAGTCACAAGGCCACGAACTGCAATTCTGGGGAAAATCCCTAGGACTACTGTCTACAGAAACATCCAACAATACCCTGAAGCCACAAGGGTTCCTGGTGTACTTATTATTAGAGTTGATTCTGCAATATACTTTTCCAACTCCAACTATGTTAAAGAAAG GATATTAAGATGGCTGGTGGATGAGGAAGAACTAGTGAAAGGAGACTACCAAACAAGAATCCAATTTTTGATGGTCGAGATGTCAC CCGTTACCGACATTGATACCAGCGGCATCCATACCCTCGAAGAGTTATTTAGAAGTCTTCAGAAGAGAAATGTTCAG CTTGTTCTGGCAAATCCTGGCCCAATAGTAATAGACAAGCTCCACACATCAAACTTTGCTGCTTTGCTTGGAGAGGACAAGATCTTCCTCACTGTTGCAGAGGCTGTTGCATACTGTTCACCAAAGCTGGCTGAAGAACCTtga